A stretch of Geomonas oryzisoli DNA encodes these proteins:
- a CDS encoding glycosyltransferase family 2 protein, protein MDITAPILFLVFNRPETTRRVFEAIRQSRPSRLFVAADGPRGEVAGERQKCEQVRAIATAVDWECELVTLFRDRNLGCKKGVSSALDWFFSHVEEGIVLEDDCLPEPSFFRYCQELLARYRDDARVMQICGLNVLGEWPGSGHSYFFSGYGPIWGWASWRRAWRHYDVEMKLWPEVRGNGVYRDLCQDGAEAAYRLQLYDRLHAGEIDTWDYQWGFAKMVNSGLSVIPAANLVTNIGFGADATHVSDATDPYAELKVYQADSVLRHPPYLVRDRRADRRYLEEFVGVKPASFREAVLNLVRRRGR, encoded by the coding sequence ATGGATATAACCGCGCCGATTCTTTTTCTCGTGTTCAACCGCCCGGAGACGACGCGCAGGGTCTTCGAGGCGATTCGCCAGTCCAGGCCGTCACGCCTGTTCGTCGCGGCCGACGGCCCGCGCGGGGAGGTAGCCGGTGAACGGCAGAAGTGCGAGCAGGTCCGGGCGATAGCCACCGCGGTCGACTGGGAGTGCGAGCTCGTCACCCTTTTCCGCGACCGCAACCTGGGGTGCAAAAAGGGGGTCAGCTCGGCGCTCGACTGGTTCTTCAGCCACGTCGAAGAGGGGATCGTCCTGGAAGACGACTGCCTCCCCGAACCCTCGTTTTTCCGGTACTGTCAGGAGCTTCTCGCCCGCTACCGGGATGACGCCCGCGTCATGCAGATCTGCGGTCTCAACGTCCTCGGGGAGTGGCCGGGGAGCGGCCACAGCTATTTCTTTTCCGGCTACGGGCCGATCTGGGGGTGGGCCTCCTGGCGCCGCGCCTGGCGCCACTACGACGTGGAGATGAAGCTGTGGCCCGAAGTGAGGGGGAATGGGGTGTACCGTGACTTGTGCCAGGACGGTGCCGAGGCGGCGTACCGGCTGCAACTCTACGACCGGCTGCACGCCGGCGAGATAGATACCTGGGACTACCAGTGGGGATTCGCCAAGATGGTCAACTCCGGGCTCTCCGTCATCCCCGCCGCAAACCTCGTTACCAACATCGGTTTCGGCGCTGATGCTACCCACGTCAGCGACGCTACCGATCCTTATGCCGAGCTGAAGGTGTACCAGGCCGACTCAGTGCTCAGGCATCCGCCGTACCTCGTCCGTGACCGGCGCGCCGACCGCAGGTACCTGGAGGAGTTTGTTGGTGTGAAGCCTGCTTCGTTCCGGGAAGCGGTCCTGAATCTGGTGAGACGGAGGGGAAGATGA